A genome region from candidate division KSB1 bacterium includes the following:
- the lepB gene encoding signal peptidase I yields MSKKKGAIRHYFQAIAVAVLAALVLRAFVIQAFRIPSGSMKDTLLIGDFLLVNKFVYGAQTPRRIWGTDIEIPNFRMPALSQPKHGDIVIFKYPKNERLDYIKRCVGLEGDTLLVKNNTVYVNGEPEGKETFLKREFDPEEGRYVNYFQVEKKSGKTYTIRKYADVHSPKSNFGPVVVPEDHLFMMGDNRDNSSDSRYWGFMPRDNVEGEALVIYFSWDKHEPMLDLLDAIRWNRIFKVIL; encoded by the coding sequence ATGAGCAAGAAAAAAGGAGCAATACGGCATTATTTTCAAGCTATAGCAGTGGCTGTGCTGGCCGCCCTGGTGTTACGCGCGTTTGTCATTCAGGCGTTTCGAATACCATCAGGGTCTATGAAAGATACGCTATTGATTGGAGATTTTTTACTGGTGAATAAATTCGTTTACGGCGCACAAACACCCCGTAGGATTTGGGGTACGGATATCGAGATCCCCAATTTTCGTATGCCTGCCTTGAGTCAACCCAAACATGGTGATATTGTTATTTTTAAATATCCGAAAAATGAGCGTCTGGACTATATCAAACGGTGTGTGGGATTGGAAGGCGATACCCTCCTGGTCAAAAACAATACAGTCTATGTAAACGGTGAACCCGAAGGGAAAGAAACGTTTCTCAAACGTGAGTTTGACCCTGAAGAGGGCCGGTATGTCAATTACTTTCAAGTCGAGAAAAAGAGTGGTAAAACCTATACCATTCGAAAATATGCGGACGTTCATTCTCCGAAAAGTAATTTTGGCCCGGTCGTTGTTCCGGAAGACCATCTGTTTATGATGGGAGACAACCGGGACAACAGTTCGGACAGCCGTTACTGGGGCTTTATGCCGAGAGACAATGTTGAGGGCGAAGCGTTGGTGATTTATTTTTCCTGGGATAAACATGAACCCATGCTGGATCTGCTGGATGCTATCCGCTGGAACCGCATTTTCAAAGTCATTCTTTGA
- a CDS encoding ABC transporter ATP-binding protein has translation MIKLENVSKTFENVRAVVSLNLWINRELFVFLGPNGAGKTTTIKMMTGLLRPDAGRIEINGIDIVREPLRAKQQFGFVPENPVLYEKLTPHEFLEFIIKAYGVPMDRGLERMNRLLDIFELTDFRDELIENLSGGMKKKVSLIAALVHQPKVLFLDEPTVSLDPKATRNLKDILNGLIQKGTTIFMSTHILEIAEAMCDRIGIINQGELVALGGPDHIRQQSGSPETLESVFLELTGNVSKAKVAEFLKDD, from the coding sequence ATGATAAAGCTTGAAAATGTATCCAAAACATTTGAAAATGTGAGGGCTGTCGTTTCACTCAATCTTTGGATCAATCGCGAATTGTTTGTGTTTTTAGGGCCGAATGGCGCGGGGAAAACCACAACCATCAAGATGATGACGGGATTGTTAAGGCCGGATGCCGGACGTATTGAGATCAATGGGATTGATATCGTGCGGGAACCGTTAAGGGCAAAGCAACAGTTTGGGTTTGTTCCTGAAAACCCTGTTTTGTATGAAAAGTTGACTCCGCATGAGTTTCTGGAATTTATCATCAAGGCCTATGGTGTGCCGATGGATCGCGGACTTGAGCGTATGAATCGTCTTTTGGATATTTTTGAATTAACTGATTTTCGAGATGAACTGATCGAGAATCTTTCCGGAGGGATGAAGAAAAAAGTATCGCTTATCGCCGCGCTTGTCCATCAACCCAAAGTCTTGTTTCTGGACGAACCCACTGTCTCGCTGGACCCCAAAGCAACCCGCAATTTAAAGGATATTTTGAATGGTCTGATCCAAAAGGGCACAACTATTTTCATGTCTACTCATATCCTGGAAATCGCAGAAGCTATGTGTGATCGAATCGGAATCATCAATCAAGGCGAGCTTGTCGCACTCGGCGGACCGGATCATATCCGGCAGCAGAGCGGCAGTCCGGAAACCCTGGAATCTGTTTTTCTGGAACTTACAGGCAATGTATCCAAAGCCAAGGTCGCAGAGTTTTTAAAGGATGATTAA
- a CDS encoding DUF362 domain-containing protein: MSKVAVIKTSPDQVIDDTKQLFMQAEAGKALDKNKTTILKDNISWHFPYLSANTTPWQLEGTIQSLQAMGYTDISSVHNNTVVTNADKGQRMNKLKPLYQKYHIPEYENFNKKEITWTVFEPKAEMLVLDKIFPNGIEIPSYFMDKNIIHLPTMKTHIYTTTTGAMKNAFGGLLSKKRHYTHSVIHETLVDLLAIQQEIHSGLFAVMDGTVSGSGPGPRTMTPHDTHFMLAGADQVAIDAVAAKMMGFDPMSLSYIRIATEKGLGTGVMDEIEIVGEDIADINLNYTVGDNMASRVGDALWFSPLKRLQKLFFHTPLVYLFVFGSFFYHDYLWWPMLGKPRQSKFRKTSPWGQLFESYPS; the protein is encoded by the coding sequence ATGAGTAAAGTGGCTGTCATTAAAACATCACCCGATCAGGTGATCGATGATACAAAGCAATTATTTATGCAGGCTGAAGCCGGCAAGGCGCTGGATAAAAACAAAACCACTATATTAAAAGATAATATTTCCTGGCATTTTCCCTACTTGAGCGCCAACACGACACCCTGGCAATTGGAAGGCACAATTCAGTCGTTGCAGGCCATGGGATACACGGATATTTCATCGGTTCACAATAACACGGTTGTTACCAATGCGGACAAGGGACAGCGGATGAATAAATTAAAACCGCTGTATCAAAAATATCATATCCCCGAATATGAAAACTTTAACAAAAAAGAAATAACCTGGACTGTCTTTGAACCCAAGGCGGAAATGCTGGTCCTCGACAAAATATTTCCAAACGGTATAGAAATTCCTTCTTATTTTATGGACAAGAATATTATTCATCTGCCCACGATGAAAACGCATATTTACACCACCACGACCGGGGCGATGAAAAATGCATTCGGAGGGTTGCTGAGTAAAAAACGCCATTACACCCACTCTGTGATTCATGAAACCCTGGTTGATTTACTGGCCATACAGCAGGAGATTCACAGCGGTTTGTTTGCAGTTATGGACGGCACGGTTTCAGGCTCGGGGCCGGGGCCGCGCACGATGACGCCGCACGATACCCATTTTATGCTTGCCGGCGCCGACCAGGTTGCGATTGATGCGGTTGCCGCCAAAATGATGGGGTTTGATCCGATGTCATTATCTTATATCCGCATTGCCACTGAGAAAGGTCTGGGAACGGGTGTTATGGATGAAATTGAAATTGTGGGTGAGGATATCGCTGATATCAATCTCAATTATACAGTGGGTGATAATATGGCGAGTCGCGTGGGTGACGCGTTGTGGTTTAGTCCGTTGAAACGTCTGCAAAAGCTGTTTTTCCACACGCCTCTGGTTTATCTGTTTGTTTTCGGCAGTTTCTTTTACCATGACTATCTCTGGTGGCCGATGTTGGGAAAACCTCGTCAGAGTAAATTTCGCAAAACCAGTCCATGGGGACAGCTGTTCGAGTCTTATCCCTCCTGA
- a CDS encoding decaprenyl-phosphate phosphoribosyltransferase, producing the protein MQTLRYILTTARPRQWVKNVLVFAGLVFARDVFVIDKLSSAIIAFVYFCLVSSSVYLINDVFDRKKDARHPVKKHRPLAAGKLSPVSAIIAALVFMTIALIGGYFYNVYLTVVFAAYLFLNILYSFYLKRIVILDVMIIASGFMFRAVGGTLAINEPISSWFLLCALFLALFLALSKRKAEILSLGKEAGSTRPSLHQYQGQFLDQILTIVTTSCLMSYALYTLDEQTVEKFGNQNLLWTLPFVIYGLFRYVYLVYNKNSGETPETVIFKDRSLFAAILLYILSIFFIIYL; encoded by the coding sequence ATGCAAACGCTACGGTATATCCTTACCACTGCCAGACCCAGGCAATGGGTCAAAAATGTGCTGGTTTTTGCGGGGCTGGTGTTTGCCCGGGATGTTTTTGTCATTGATAAATTGTCCAGCGCCATCATTGCTTTTGTCTATTTTTGTCTGGTTTCTTCCAGCGTCTATCTGATCAATGACGTATTTGACAGGAAAAAGGATGCCCGGCATCCGGTAAAAAAACACCGTCCTCTGGCTGCCGGAAAGTTGTCCCCGGTTTCCGCCATTATTGCAGCCCTCGTGTTTATGACGATCGCCTTGATTGGTGGCTACTTTTACAACGTTTATCTGACCGTTGTTTTTGCGGCTTATCTTTTTCTCAATATCCTGTACTCGTTTTATTTAAAACGCATTGTGATTCTTGATGTCATGATTATTGCCTCCGGATTTATGTTTCGCGCTGTGGGGGGCACACTGGCTATCAACGAACCTATTTCATCCTGGTTTTTACTCTGCGCTCTGTTTTTAGCCTTGTTCCTTGCTCTGAGTAAACGCAAGGCTGAGATTTTATCATTAGGTAAAGAGGCCGGATCAACGCGTCCGTCTCTGCATCAGTATCAGGGTCAGTTCCTTGACCAGATTTTGACGATTGTGACAACAAGCTGTCTGATGTCATATGCGCTTTACACACTGGATGAGCAAACTGTTGAAAAATTCGGCAATCAAAATTTGCTCTGGACATTGCCGTTTGTTATTTATGGATTATTTCGCTATGTCTATCTTGTTTACAATAAAAATTCCGGTGAAACACCGGAAACCGTTATCTTTAAAGACCGTTCATTATTTGCGGCAATTTTATTATATATATTATCCATTTTTTTTATTATTTATTTGTAA
- a CDS encoding Ig-like domain-containing protein has protein sequence MIRSCLFLVMSLLIITSLIYAQPDHDVLVHSHALRNNDQNSIGQISTFGGSFSNNGWTADRDNAQLRIDLNHFLPPEGTMEITLTNMMPEVTDDWVPISLYSRGDGSFFDVDPSPGSYVMLKSDEKLVNQYNIDFKFISSSFYGEKAPHERRETRINSRNWNSNTDYTFRIIWTTTEIWLTLNGETLARQEFEGQVETFGYIFLGKDDTYGSGNAGVIYKDLKLYKPASNYPFTNIADPSAEMAHQKVGAQGVLISDFDADGASDLYTPHFFAKDYDTENLLFMAQNGGFDELGADRGVNDPSYSYASLAGDFDADGDKDIFVMNYHSSSYPNEPNHLYLNTGTGSFSNATGRLGSNIASDSKGATLTDIEKDGDLDIIVVNGGSPHQMYLNDGNANFTVNTQILQAFRSSGKSYAAVTAGDLDNDGYQDLVICHNDGVDIARNTQNGGYSSMASLTLAAGVNSVSLCDVDNDGDLDMVVGSDAGANSRIEVFQNNNGSFVNISNLGVNSLQTFGLLTGDWNNDGDIDLFGIDKYKPARLYFNDGNGAFAPGSNSGVEAFFADGRGSGVFDVNDDGNLDIYAVARGGITDGKLYSRNHLFRNDYSGSNSFVKVKVVNDNGIAVGLGAKIWVYQAGGLDDANSLLGYREILANNGYQSQSSMVQHVGAGQTASVDVKVELPNGDVRTFESVTTNQTLTVRPVEQVPDQLIRVSPVGTPGAVVGQEVTVTFKVLSADDQPVPAHQVTFDITQGSGDLDQTGNSTLSKTTDQQGLVSVAWMMGTVSGADGQNSLRVSSLQDGLHLAGSPETITVTPQPANPYRLNYVSGDNQTGFINRALSQPIITQITDIYGNPISGHTVQYTIQQGLGACVTDSDTAASVNVQTDNNGYAEVNWQMGPQIGPNALRASSFYNGTELQNSPYTFNASAGEPNRKINYISGNDQIGHISSELDEPLTVKLTDMQDNPVEGENITFIVMSGDGHFSGQDTVQVQTNNQGIAGVTPTLGSSIGDSLYVFHAVVPSAQNSPIVFYASATGGKPTSIVMVSGNQQTSTAGQLLPESFVIQILDTFGNPVRRFDVEFAVTQGGGTIQGLQTVLVETDSDGHASVRLKLGTKAGENVVVATAEDLDGSPVIFTATGNPGPPARIMKVSGDTQSGDAGQPLLQPFKITVTDSFLNTISGHPVTYEVVQGNGTLSGQTRLTRNTDVWGQVAVTYTMGPTEHEQKVAVSSQYEGRDLIGSPLIFTAYTGPGDPYELKYVSGNHQKGRINEPLPEPFKVRIVDQNGIGLEDRPVQFMTFSGARFNGENTITVHTDENGMASVRPTLGTDYGENNYVFEAMARFDGKSLKGSPMQFFASGRKSLAVSMQRVNSDDEFTGQVGTVLPDSLKILVLNDDGNPVSRHPVTFTIESGNCLINGQYTSHNVLSNRHGIAAAQVYLGDAPSTSTIRVTSDDGVDPLKPGTISYTVEALPGEPDSENSSMTATTDILANGQDKSNIVVELKDQFENPLSGLQVTLQASGLEVFIDQPDSPTDANGRIQASVASTNVGAVMVWALVNNQIVVQTEISFINGPPHHVVPFGTDQYYEKEKMLPDPIGLRVLDEWNHPVENVEVTFAIEDGGGSIQENQPVRTDSTGRVSVHWVLGPVLGEQHVRANVTGIPTDTYFMAYASPPADGLVSKQSGDSTIGLINKTMPDSFAVQVTEKNGEPISHISVEFKLLVGEGAWLTLNPVKTDANGMAAVVFKTGTVTGLHKIRATAGSYGSVTFNCYVQSTRTIKLQKLSADVETVRPFSEIPLKIKAMDVFDRVLEAEGIQFDVVKGTGSIQEPLPAFTNNQGIAEVTWQTGNLGAQQVNVQPQNAAIESQVSYTAIVVNSAPEFSPPLPRNLAVEAGQTVNISIRAEDADDDPLHYEFKNMPESATVDTAQNYLFTWTPTMEYEGDYSITFIVRDKFGAADSGTVMIHTSVQNMCPEITLREPEEDVLVIDYNQPLSFKVEASDPNGDAVYYTWMIDDIFAGDTPMLPVVFTKAQFPDSALVVECVVSDNECNTKERWHVHLRTPNAVDLSTFTAESIDNHVVVSWETSREVNTSGFYVLRSANKNSGFTRINPEMIKPNEQGVYSCRDNEVTAGKRYYYKLLEVDRYGYETEYGMAQALIALPTRVALHQNYPNPFNPSTTIRFELPKNVRVELIIYNIRGERVKTLIDRKMNAGIHSIMWNAGSSAGEPVSSGVYYYQLRLDHEKQFTRKLLLLK, from the coding sequence ATGATACGCTCATGTCTTTTTCTGGTGATGTCCTTGCTGATAATCACTTCTCTTATATATGCGCAACCGGATCATGACGTGCTTGTACATTCGCATGCGTTGCGAAACAATGATCAGAATTCCATCGGACAGATATCCACGTTTGGAGGCAGTTTTTCAAATAACGGCTGGACCGCCGATCGGGATAATGCGCAATTGCGGATTGACCTGAATCATTTCCTGCCGCCGGAAGGCACCATGGAAATCACATTGACCAACATGATGCCGGAGGTGACGGATGACTGGGTCCCCATTTCTCTGTATTCCAGAGGGGACGGGTCCTTTTTTGATGTCGACCCCTCTCCGGGTTCATACGTGATGCTGAAATCCGATGAAAAACTGGTCAATCAATACAATATCGATTTCAAGTTTATCTCCTCTTCCTTTTACGGAGAAAAAGCGCCCCATGAACGCCGGGAAACCCGTATCAACAGTCGGAATTGGAATAGCAATACTGATTATACCTTTCGGATTATCTGGACTACAACTGAAATCTGGCTGACTCTGAACGGAGAAACGTTGGCCCGGCAGGAGTTCGAGGGACAAGTTGAAACATTTGGATACATCTTTTTGGGTAAAGATGATACTTATGGTTCCGGTAACGCCGGCGTCATCTATAAAGATTTGAAACTATATAAACCTGCGAGCAATTATCCGTTTACCAATATTGCTGATCCCTCGGCTGAAATGGCGCATCAAAAAGTGGGCGCCCAGGGTGTCTTGATTTCGGATTTCGATGCCGACGGGGCCTCTGATTTGTACACACCACACTTTTTTGCCAAAGATTATGACACTGAAAATCTTTTGTTTATGGCTCAGAATGGAGGTTTTGACGAATTGGGCGCGGATCGTGGTGTGAATGATCCGTCCTATTCTTACGCCTCGCTGGCGGGTGATTTTGATGCGGATGGCGACAAGGATATATTTGTCATGAACTATCACAGTTCCTCTTATCCCAATGAACCCAATCATCTGTATTTAAATACCGGAACCGGCAGTTTTTCAAATGCAACCGGACGTTTGGGTTCCAATATCGCTTCGGATTCCAAAGGCGCCACATTAACGGATATAGAAAAAGACGGTGATTTGGATATTATTGTGGTCAATGGCGGATCGCCTCACCAAATGTATTTAAATGACGGCAATGCCAACTTTACGGTCAATACACAAATTTTACAAGCCTTTCGTTCTTCAGGTAAAAGTTACGCGGCAGTCACGGCGGGAGACCTGGATAATGATGGTTACCAGGATCTGGTCATCTGTCATAATGACGGTGTTGATATCGCACGTAACACACAGAACGGCGGGTATTCCTCCATGGCATCCCTGACCCTGGCCGCCGGTGTGAACTCGGTAAGCCTGTGTGATGTGGATAATGATGGCGATCTGGATATGGTGGTCGGTTCCGATGCCGGAGCGAACTCACGTATTGAAGTTTTTCAAAACAACAACGGATCATTTGTTAATATTTCCAATCTCGGGGTGAATTCCCTTCAGACCTTTGGGCTTTTAACCGGGGATTGGAATAACGATGGTGATATTGATTTGTTCGGGATTGATAAATACAAGCCGGCCAGATTATATTTTAATGACGGGAACGGCGCGTTTGCGCCCGGCTCGAACAGCGGCGTTGAAGCCTTCTTTGCGGACGGCCGTGGTTCGGGTGTATTTGATGTGAATGACGACGGTAATCTCGATATTTATGCTGTGGCCCGGGGCGGGATCACTGATGGTAAGCTGTACTCCCGAAATCATCTTTTCCGAAACGATTATAGCGGCAGCAATAGCTTTGTCAAGGTCAAAGTCGTCAATGATAACGGTATTGCTGTGGGACTCGGCGCTAAAATCTGGGTTTATCAGGCAGGCGGCCTGGATGATGCGAACAGTCTGCTGGGGTATCGGGAGATATTGGCAAACAATGGCTATCAGAGTCAGAGTTCCATGGTACAGCATGTTGGCGCCGGACAAACGGCCAGCGTGGATGTCAAGGTTGAACTCCCGAATGGAGATGTTCGGACTTTTGAAAGTGTGACCACCAATCAGACACTCACGGTTCGTCCTGTTGAACAGGTTCCTGACCAGCTAATCCGGGTCTCTCCGGTTGGCACACCCGGTGCGGTTGTCGGGCAGGAAGTGACGGTTACATTCAAAGTGTTGTCGGCTGATGATCAGCCGGTGCCCGCGCATCAGGTTACTTTTGATATTACTCAAGGCAGCGGCGACCTGGATCAAACCGGGAATTCGACCCTTTCCAAAACAACGGATCAACAGGGTTTGGTCAGTGTGGCCTGGATGATGGGTACGGTCAGCGGCGCTGACGGACAAAATTCTCTGCGGGTGTCTTCGCTTCAGGACGGACTGCATCTGGCCGGTTCCCCGGAAACCATCACCGTCACACCGCAGCCGGCGAATCCCTATCGCCTGAATTATGTGTCCGGTGACAACCAAACCGGATTTATCAACAGGGCGCTCAGCCAGCCGATTATCACTCAAATCACTGATATATACGGCAATCCGATTTCCGGTCATACGGTTCAATACACCATTCAGCAGGGACTGGGCGCTTGTGTGACCGATTCAGACACGGCGGCCTCTGTCAATGTGCAAACAGATAATAACGGCTATGCCGAGGTGAACTGGCAGATGGGGCCGCAGATCGGGCCGAATGCACTGCGAGCCTCTTCTTTTTACAACGGCACCGAACTGCAAAACAGTCCCTATACATTCAATGCTTCCGCCGGTGAGCCAAACCGGAAAATAAATTATATTTCCGGTAATGACCAGATCGGACATATCAGTTCAGAACTGGATGAACCGCTAACGGTAAAGTTGACGGATATGCAGGACAATCCGGTGGAAGGCGAGAATATTACGTTTATCGTCATGTCCGGCGACGGCCATTTTTCCGGCCAGGATACGGTACAGGTTCAGACCAACAACCAGGGTATTGCGGGAGTCACTCCTACACTGGGCTCCTCTATCGGCGATTCACTGTATGTGTTCCATGCCGTAGTACCGAGTGCGCAGAATTCTCCCATTGTATTTTATGCATCGGCGACAGGCGGGAAACCGACCTCAATTGTCATGGTCAGCGGCAATCAGCAAACCAGTACCGCGGGACAATTGCTGCCTGAATCGTTTGTCATACAAATTTTGGATACCTTTGGAAATCCGGTGCGTCGATTCGATGTGGAATTTGCTGTAACTCAGGGGGGCGGAACCATTCAGGGTCTGCAGACTGTGCTGGTAGAAACCGATTCGGACGGACATGCCTCCGTACGTTTGAAACTGGGAACCAAGGCCGGTGAAAACGTGGTCGTGGCCACCGCTGAAGACCTGGACGGATCTCCGGTCATTTTTACAGCAACCGGCAATCCCGGTCCGCCGGCGCGTATTATGAAAGTCTCCGGTGACACCCAGTCCGGTGATGCCGGCCAGCCCCTGTTGCAGCCGTTCAAGATAACCGTGACCGATTCCTTTCTGAATACGATCTCCGGTCATCCTGTCACGTATGAGGTGGTTCAGGGTAACGGCACCCTTTCCGGCCAGACCCGCCTGACGCGCAATACGGATGTTTGGGGACAGGTGGCTGTGACCTATACCATGGGTCCGACTGAACATGAACAAAAAGTTGCGGTGAGCAGCCAGTATGAAGGCAGAGACCTGATAGGCAGTCCCCTGATTTTTACCGCCTATACCGGTCCGGGTGACCCCTATGAATTAAAATATGTAAGCGGGAATCATCAAAAAGGCCGTATCAATGAACCTTTGCCGGAGCCGTTCAAGGTGCGGATCGTGGATCAAAACGGCATTGGACTTGAGGATCGGCCCGTCCAGTTTATGACATTCTCCGGAGCCCGTTTTAATGGTGAAAACACTATAACGGTTCATACGGATGAAAACGGTATGGCCTCTGTCCGACCCACATTGGGAACGGATTATGGCGAAAATAATTATGTATTCGAGGCCATGGCCCGCTTTGACGGAAAAAGCCTGAAAGGCTCTCCCATGCAGTTTTTTGCCTCCGGACGCAAAAGTCTGGCTGTTTCCATGCAGCGCGTGAATTCGGATGATGAATTCACCGGGCAAGTGGGAACTGTTTTGCCGGATTCTTTGAAAATACTGGTTCTGAATGATGACGGCAATCCGGTGTCCCGGCATCCGGTCACTTTTACGATCGAATCCGGAAACTGTCTGATTAACGGACAGTATACCAGTCATAATGTCCTGTCCAATCGGCATGGCATTGCCGCGGCTCAGGTGTATCTCGGAGATGCGCCGAGCACCAGTACAATCCGTGTCACGTCGGATGACGGCGTGGATCCTCTAAAACCCGGAACGATTTCATATACGGTGGAAGCTCTGCCGGGAGAACCGGATTCTGAAAACAGCAGCATGACGGCAACTACGGATATCCTGGCGAATGGTCAGGATAAATCCAATATCGTCGTTGAATTAAAAGATCAATTTGAAAATCCGTTGAGCGGTCTGCAGGTCACGCTGCAGGCGAGCGGGCTGGAAGTGTTTATTGATCAACCCGATTCACCAACGGATGCCAATGGACGCATACAGGCTTCAGTGGCATCAACCAACGTAGGAGCCGTGATGGTTTGGGCGCTGGTCAATAATCAGATCGTGGTACAAACCGAAATCTCTTTTATCAACGGTCCGCCGCATCACGTGGTCCCCTTTGGAACGGACCAGTATTATGAAAAGGAAAAAATGCTGCCGGATCCCATTGGATTGCGGGTTCTGGATGAATGGAATCATCCGGTAGAAAATGTTGAGGTGACATTCGCCATCGAAGACGGCGGCGGCAGTATTCAGGAAAATCAACCGGTACGGACGGACAGCACAGGGCGCGTCAGCGTGCATTGGGTTTTGGGACCTGTTCTGGGAGAGCAGCATGTGCGCGCCAATGTTACCGGCATTCCCACGGATACATATTTTATGGCCTATGCTTCTCCACCCGCCGATGGTCTTGTGAGCAAACAGTCCGGTGATTCAACAATCGGGCTGATCAATAAAACTATGCCGGATTCATTTGCGGTTCAGGTCACGGAAAAGAACGGCGAACCTATTTCCCATATTTCTGTCGAGTTTAAACTTTTGGTGGGCGAGGGCGCCTGGCTGACCCTGAATCCGGTCAAGACAGATGCGAACGGCATGGCTGCGGTTGTGTTCAAAACCGGTACGGTCACGGGATTGCACAAGATTCGCGCCACCGCCGGCAGTTATGGAAGTGTGACGTTCAATTGTTATGTTCAGAGCACGCGAACCATTAAATTGCAAAAACTGTCAGCGGATGTGGAAACCGTTCGACCGTTTTCCGAGATACCGCTCAAGATCAAAGCCATGGATGTGTTCGACCGCGTCCTGGAAGCTGAAGGCATTCAATTTGATGTGGTGAAAGGAACAGGGTCGATCCAGGAACCGTTGCCCGCGTTTACAAACAATCAAGGGATTGCCGAGGTGACCTGGCAAACCGGCAATCTGGGGGCGCAGCAAGTCAATGTGCAGCCGCAGAATGCCGCCATCGAATCTCAGGTGAGCTATACGGCAATCGTGGTCAACAGTGCGCCTGAATTTAGTCCGCCCCTGCCGCGTAATTTAGCTGTGGAAGCCGGACAAACGGTTAACATTTCCATCCGGGCTGAAGATGCGGATGATGATCCTCTGCATTATGAATTCAAAAATATGCCCGAATCCGCGACCGTTGATACCGCTCAGAATTATCTGTTCACCTGGACCCCGACTATGGAATATGAAGGTGATTATAGCATTACCTTTATTGTCCGCGACAAGTTCGGCGCCGCCGACAGCGGTACGGTGATGATCCATACCAGTGTTCAGAATATGTGTCCGGAAATCACATTGCGGGAACCGGAAGAGGACGTGCTTGTGATTGATTACAATCAACCCCTCTCTTTCAAAGTGGAAGCTTCTGATCCGAATGGCGATGCGGTGTATTATACCTGGATGATTGATGATATTTTTGCCGGAGATACTCCGATGCTGCCGGTGGTCTTTACCAAGGCACAATTCCCGGATTCCGCGCTTGTGGTCGAGTGTGTTGTCTCGGATAACGAATGCAACACCAAAGAGCGCTGGCACGTACACTTGCGCACACCGAACGCTGTGGACCTGTCAACTTTTACTGCAGAGTCTATTGATAACCACGTTGTCGTGTCCTGGGAAACCTCCAGGGAGGTAAACACATCCGGATTTTATGTGCTTAGGAGCGCCAATAAGAATTCCGGTTTTACCCGGATCAATCCCGAAATGATCAAGCCCAACGAACAGGGTGTTTATTCCTGTCGCGACAACGAGGTGACGGCGGGCAAACGCTACTATTATAAACTGCTGGAAGTGGACCGTTACGGTTATGAAACCGAGTATGGAATGGCGCAGGCCCTAATTGCACTGCCGACGCGTGTGGCTTTGCATCAGAATTATCCCAATCCGTTTAATCCGTCAACAACCATTCGATTTGAATTGCCGAAAAATGTCCGGGTTGAACTCATTATCTACAATATCCGCGGAGAGCGGGTCAAGACACTGATTGATCGCAAAATGAATGCAGGCATTCACTCAATTATGTGGAACGCCGGCAGCAGCGCCGGTGAACCGGTCTCGAGTGGTGTTTATTATTATCAGCTAAGACTGGATCATGAAAAACAGTTTACCCGAAAGCTTTTATTGCTAAAATAA